One [Clostridium] saccharolyticum WM1 DNA segment encodes these proteins:
- a CDS encoding collagen-like domain-containing protein yields the protein MSNSALQIDLNTSVSIGPGSNVLFDSIVYLSGNIGYDPSTGNILILEAGRYIIHWWLATQSSSSTNGSAFAISSSQGDFIIGNSPIKTGEVYGVGIIEVTDPPVTFSLVNISTSTIYFSQNVPLKGTLVVLENAENGAIGPTGPTGPIGPAGPTGPTGAAGVTGPTGPSGTTGPTGDTGPIGPTGPTGATGPSGTTGPTGPTGAAGPTGPTGATGPTGATGPMGSTGPTGAIGPTGPTGPTGPIGPTGPTGPTGITGDTGPTGPTGPIGITGDTGPTGPTGPIGITGDTGPTGPIGLTGDTGPTGPTGPIGLTGDTGPTGPIGLTGDTGPTGPIGLTGDTGPTGPTGLTGDTGPTGPTGLTGDTGPTGPTGDTGPTGPTGPVI from the coding sequence ATGAGCAATTCCGCACTACAAATAGACCTAAATACATCTGTATCAATTGGACCCGGATCAAATGTCCTCTTCGATTCAATCGTATATCTTTCAGGAAACATCGGTTATGATCCATCCACCGGTAATATCCTTATTCTTGAAGCCGGAAGATATATTATCCACTGGTGGTTAGCCACACAGTCTTCATCATCTACAAATGGGTCTGCTTTTGCTATATCTTCATCACAGGGAGATTTTATAATAGGCAATTCTCCAATAAAAACAGGTGAGGTATATGGAGTTGGAATTATTGAAGTAACGGATCCACCGGTTACCTTTTCACTTGTGAATATCAGTACATCAACTATATATTTTTCTCAGAATGTTCCGCTGAAAGGGACTCTGGTTGTTTTAGAAAATGCTGAAAACGGAGCCATCGGACCTACCGGACCTACTGGGCCTATCGGTCCTGCCGGACCTACTGGACCGACCGGGGCAGCCGGTGTTACAGGGCCCACTGGGCCTTCCGGTACTACAGGGCCTACTGGTGACACGGGGCCTATCGGACCTACTGGCCCCACCGGTGCTACAGGACCTTCCGGTACCACTGGGCCCACTGGGCCGACAGGTGCTGCTGGGCCTACTGGGCCTACCGGTGCCACTGGGCCTACTGGTGCTACGGGTCCTATGGGTTCTACTGGACCTACTGGGGCCATAGGGCCGACTGGGCCGACTGGACCTACCGGGCCTATCGGACCCACCGGGCCGACTGGGCCGACCGGAATTACCGGTGATACCGGGCCGACCGGACCGACTGGACCCATCGGAATAACTGGTGATACCGGGCCGACCGGACCGACTGGACCTATCGGAATTACCGGTGATACCGGACCTACCGGACCTATCGGGCTTACCGGTGATACTGGGCCGACCGGACCTACTGGACCCATCGGACTTACCGGTGATACCGGCCCTACCGGGCCTATCGGTCTTACCGGTGATACCGGACCTACCGGACCTATCGGGCTTACCGGTGATACTGGGCCTACCGGACCTACCGGTCTTACCGGTGATACCGGGCCGACCGGACCTACCGGACTTACTGGCGATACTGGACCGACCGGACCGACCGGTGATACCGGGCCGACTGGACCTACAGGACCCGTGATTTAA
- a CDS encoding PcfB family protein, whose translation MQEDIERRTVALSVNATKLTGRTLAKVLAVALRQIQKSHQKRQTPQGRQSVKKLMNHGVSTNSLDLSGDTKLFDRVARKYNVDYAFHKTGPNKYLLFFKAGQADAITACFGEYTKLVLNRSMSRRPSILKQLKAFADRERTKTRQKERKPEVVRNER comes from the coding sequence ATGCAGGAAGATATTGAACGCCGGACGGTTGCCCTATCCGTCAATGCCACAAAGCTGACGGGCCGGACGCTGGCAAAGGTGTTGGCGGTAGCACTCCGGCAGATACAAAAGAGCCATCAGAAACGGCAGACACCACAAGGCAGACAGAGCGTAAAAAAGCTGATGAATCATGGCGTTTCGACCAACAGCCTTGATTTATCCGGGGATACGAAGCTGTTTGACCGTGTGGCCCGGAAATACAATGTAGATTATGCTTTTCACAAAACCGGGCCGAACAAATATTTGTTATTCTTCAAAGCCGGGCAGGCAGACGCGATAACCGCCTGTTTTGGCGAATACACAAAGCTGGTGCTGAACCGGAGCATGAGTCGCCGCCCCTCTATTCTGAAACAGTTAAAAGCCTTTGCCGACAGGGAGCGCACCAAAACGCGCCAAAAGGAACGAAAACCGGAGGTGGTGCGGAATGAACGATAA
- a CDS encoding ATP-binding protein translates to MPEIQANIQAGKYEDVLAAVQSPVIALTELVKNASDSCLNKHDPIIININTQNKVITITDSGEGLSKNELEHLGEAGYSSKMIGNNIQSPIDNPLSGSKGLGLLTAFFIADTLEIETYSILDKKSYYLVWKKGEQKYTYVEAKSEFQGTTITLKNIEPAKLQMILLPEEKVKLFMASIRFFTDSENLPRIKLVVDGMEESYYPAEPLESYYNRNKRDNSGFIAKASFSYVNNQITLSYEDNISNFYTFNEKSIDLRDKRTVDSFVSDIRAPESGVAPIKSICESEVFSEQYLPIDLPAFSGVLYTWRHRKNDDLEQWPVGVRIYINNYSLYRYLDKENDWLTLSEVSQNVKATNYKLKNTYGYLDLTNYNEHNHELKISKERNDFVDSMAQRKFIHIMRDVIVGIFSRIDIAVKNPPIQSINLRYNNVTVKVGEPFNLANAVICNNIGLDDIDLDFDESQISITEDWMVSTDRAGSYNIKLNFDSKSHTFTIHYKNVIPEFDLQKNMITIYKGNSVNLRDFIVASSCKDVTPNSIDIQSQGKDTIIKNDVFDKNNSVGQHIVFYRYEDFQRTLSITVKEIERQPGAGAKSPRIDILFPKLDDLRAHSFKLPELVDAISSYYVQAPTLCMAAIRILIESSAKEFFEHLVDEEVIDSFPSLVNRILNIRDCHPKSPDYIKYISTQSPRFIEEYQRISTEYQLLLSKDVKTNINAHLKEIDLDMFVHNPSIVATDTTVYRSMQIFAPLLNYIFEVLLLDLS, encoded by the coding sequence ATGCCGGAGATTCAAGCAAATATTCAAGCTGGAAAATATGAAGATGTTTTAGCAGCAGTACAAAGCCCAGTAATTGCATTAACAGAGTTAGTTAAAAATGCTTCAGATTCCTGCCTTAATAAGCATGACCCAATAATTATTAACATTAATACACAAAACAAAGTAATTACGATTACTGATTCTGGAGAGGGTTTATCAAAAAATGAACTAGAGCACTTAGGGGAAGCTGGTTATTCTTCTAAAATGATCGGCAATAATATCCAATCTCCAATTGATAACCCATTGTCAGGTAGTAAGGGTCTTGGCCTTCTTACAGCTTTCTTTATTGCTGATACCTTAGAAATTGAAACATATTCAATATTAGATAAAAAATCGTACTATCTCGTTTGGAAAAAGGGAGAGCAAAAATATACATATGTTGAAGCAAAGAGTGAATTTCAAGGAACCACTATTACCTTAAAGAATATTGAACCCGCTAAACTTCAAATGATTCTCTTACCAGAAGAGAAAGTTAAACTTTTTATGGCTTCAATAAGATTCTTTACAGATAGCGAAAATCTGCCACGTATTAAGCTGGTTGTTGACGGTATGGAAGAATCTTATTACCCTGCAGAACCGCTTGAGAGTTACTATAACAGAAACAAACGTGATAATAGTGGTTTCATTGCAAAAGCTAGTTTTAGTTATGTAAATAATCAGATTACTTTATCATATGAAGATAATATATCAAATTTCTATACTTTTAATGAAAAGAGCATTGACCTTAGAGATAAGCGTACTGTTGATAGTTTTGTAAGTGATATTCGTGCTCCTGAAAGCGGAGTAGCACCTATTAAAAGCATTTGTGAATCAGAAGTCTTTAGTGAACAGTATTTGCCGATTGACCTGCCTGCTTTTTCAGGAGTTTTATATACATGGAGACATAGAAAAAATGATGACCTTGAACAATGGCCGGTAGGTGTCAGGATATACATTAACAACTATAGCTTATATAGGTATCTAGATAAAGAAAATGATTGGCTCACCCTTTCAGAAGTAAGCCAAAATGTTAAAGCTACTAACTACAAATTAAAAAACACATATGGGTATTTAGATTTAACTAATTACAATGAACATAACCATGAATTAAAAATATCCAAGGAACGAAATGATTTCGTAGATTCAATGGCTCAAAGAAAATTCATACATATTATGCGTGACGTTATTGTGGGAATTTTTTCAAGGATTGATATAGCAGTTAAAAACCCACCTATTCAATCAATTAATCTAAGATATAATAATGTAACAGTGAAAGTTGGAGAACCATTTAATTTAGCAAATGCAGTTATTTGTAATAACATCGGACTGGATGATATTGATTTGGATTTCGATGAGTCTCAAATCTCTATAACCGAAGATTGGATGGTTTCAACTGATCGAGCTGGCTCTTATAATATTAAATTAAATTTTGATAGTAAATCACACACATTCACAATTCATTATAAAAATGTAATTCCTGAATTTGATTTACAAAAAAACATGATTACGATATATAAAGGTAACTCAGTAAACCTAAGAGATTTCATTGTGGCCTCAAGTTGTAAGGATGTTACTCCTAACAGCATAGATATACAGTCGCAGGGTAAAGATACGATTATAAAAAATGATGTATTCGACAAGAATAATTCAGTTGGTCAACATATTGTATTTTATCGCTATGAGGATTTTCAGCGTACATTGTCAATTACTGTTAAAGAAATAGAACGTCAACCTGGTGCTGGTGCAAAATCTCCTAGAATAGATATTTTATTTCCAAAGCTTGATGATTTACGAGCACATTCATTTAAACTACCTGAATTAGTCGATGCTATATCATCTTATTATGTACAAGCACCAACCCTTTGTATGGCGGCAATTCGGATATTAATTGAATCATCTGCTAAAGAATTTTTTGAACATCTTGTAGATGAAGAGGTAATTGATAGTTTTCCGAGTTTGGTTAATAGGATATTGAATATTCGCGATTGCCATCCTAAAAGTCCAGATTATATAAAATATATTAGTACGCAAAGCCCAAGATTCATTGAGGAATATCAGCGTATATCCACTGAATACCAGCTTCTCTTATCTAAAGATGTAAAAACAAACATAAACGCTCACCTTAAAGAAATAGATCTTGACATGTTTGTACACAATCCATCAATTGTTGCAACTGACACAACGGTATATAGGTCTATGCAAATATTTGCCCCTTTGTTGAATTATATTTTTGAAGTTTTATTGCTCGATCTTTCATAA
- a CDS encoding ParB/RepB/Spo0J family partition protein has protein sequence MAKNEPNKPEEVKTAPAQETTTEEKSTLAPMPEISGEAPAPEKTAEETAALPHEDGAALHESDKNRPEVPTSIDIPAPGDVVVSFDKINEIVSGKQAAVKEAEQTAPEKQEVEKSAPTEKTAKPEKTSPNKKNDSKSKTAEKADKKPSRPAKQEKAPKAVKPEKPDKPKQAAEIGGRASAFPQATEQAQQETPPPTPELPPEPREAPRPGEQEQIVYLNLSELYAFKDHPFQVRNDEEMAAMVESVKDKGVTQPAIVRPREDGGYEIVSGHRRQKASELAGFTDMPCIIRNMTDEQAITQMVEDNTNQRENILPSERAKALQMQLEAIKKQGARTGNGQRSNEVVAERNKMTVKQVQRYIKLNELVPDLMKMVDEKKIAFTPAVELAFIAPKNQRYIAIAIEGQQSAPSLSQAQRMRDLDQKKLLNPDVIDGIMLEEKKEADKVIISSQELSQYFSKEKTPREMKDTIMKLLEENKDKLKEVSVPQKKAEQEK, from the coding sequence ATGGCAAAAAATGAGCCAAACAAGCCAGAAGAAGTAAAAACCGCCCCCGCACAGGAAACAACAACAGAAGAAAAAAGCACTCTCGCACCCATGCCGGAGATTAGCGGCGAAGCTCCTGCCCCGGAAAAGACTGCCGAAGAAACAGCGGCACTTCCCCATGAGGACGGAGCCGCCCTGCATGAATCTGATAAGAACAGGCCGGAAGTACCTACCTCCATTGACATTCCTGCCCCCGGTGATGTGGTGGTTTCCTTTGACAAAATCAATGAGATTGTTTCCGGGAAACAGGCGGCGGTAAAGGAAGCGGAGCAGACTGCCCCCGAAAAGCAGGAAGTGGAAAAATCAGCCCCTACTGAAAAAACGGCAAAGCCGGAGAAAACAAGCCCGAATAAGAAAAATGATAGCAAGTCCAAAACTGCCGAAAAAGCCGATAAAAAGCCCTCACGTCCTGCCAAACAGGAAAAAGCCCCAAAGGCTGTAAAACCGGAAAAGCCGGATAAACCGAAACAAGCCGCAGAAATTGGCGGTAGAGCCTCTGCTTTCCCACAAGCTACGGAACAGGCACAGCAGGAAACGCCGCCCCCTACTCCAGAACTGCCGCCCGAACCGAGGGAAGCACCCCGCCCCGGTGAACAGGAACAGATTGTTTACCTCAATCTTTCCGAGCTTTACGCTTTCAAAGACCACCCGTTTCAAGTCCGAAATGATGAAGAAATGGCGGCTATGGTGGAAAGCGTTAAAGACAAGGGTGTTACCCAGCCTGCCATTGTACGTCCCCGCGAAGATGGTGGGTATGAAATCGTATCCGGACACCGCCGCCAGAAAGCCAGCGAATTAGCCGGATTTACGGATATGCCTTGTATTATCCGCAACATGACGGACGAACAGGCCATCACACAGATGGTAGAGGACAATACCAACCAGCGTGAAAATATCCTGCCCAGTGAACGGGCCAAAGCTCTGCAAATGCAATTAGAAGCCATTAAGAAGCAGGGCGCACGAACTGGCAACGGGCAACGCTCCAATGAGGTAGTAGCCGAGCGCAACAAAATGACGGTCAAGCAGGTTCAGCGGTATATCAAGCTCAATGAGCTGGTTCCTGACCTTATGAAAATGGTGGACGAAAAGAAAATCGCGTTCACTCCCGCCGTGGAGCTTGCGTTCATTGCACCCAAAAATCAGCGGTATATTGCTATCGCCATTGAGGGTCAGCAGTCGGCTCCCTCACTCTCACAGGCACAGCGTATGCGTGACCTTGACCAAAAGAAGCTGTTAAACCCCGATGTGATTGACGGAATTATGTTAGAAGAAAAAAAGGAGGCAGACAAAGTGATTATTTCAAGTCAGGAATTAAGCCAGTATTTCAGCAAGGAGAAAACACCCCGCGAAATGAAGGATACCATTATGAAGCTGCTTGAGGAAAACAAAGATAAGCTGAAAGAGGTTTCGGTTCCCCAAAAGAAAGCCGAACAGGAAAAATAA
- a CDS encoding LytR/AlgR family response regulator transcription factor — MNIRVIAVDNSEELLIKLTRILKEIDGVELCGSFHEAITAMQYVRENPVDLVFSDVVMPDISGITLAAKLYEHPDPPEVVLLSGIPGFSLEAWKIRAFGFIIKPYTKMQIVKMIDQYIMEKNRVV; from the coding sequence ATGAACATCAGGGTCATAGCAGTGGACAACTCGGAGGAATTATTAATAAAACTGACTCGAATATTAAAGGAAATAGATGGAGTTGAGCTTTGCGGCAGCTTTCATGAAGCCATAACAGCCATGCAATATGTGAGAGAAAATCCTGTTGATTTGGTATTTTCGGATGTAGTCATGCCGGACATCAGCGGAATTACTCTTGCAGCAAAGCTGTATGAGCATCCGGATCCGCCGGAGGTGGTGCTGCTTTCCGGAATACCCGGTTTTTCGCTGGAGGCATGGAAGATCCGGGCCTTTGGTTTTATTATAAAACCCTATACAAAAATGCAGATCGTTAAAATGATTGATCAATATATAATGGAAAAAAACAGAGTGGTTTAA
- a CDS encoding DUF7768 domain-containing protein, translated as MKRPLAYITAAWSGDHAADTKQAAQYCRAVYEAGFSPICPCLYLPLFLNGAIPEEHKSGIDMSRDLLRRAHVVVVCGDGMNEDMKNDITIAGRLNITATTLNGILTVKTQGQEKDHASPKEPHRTDL; from the coding sequence ATGAAACGACCTTTAGCATACATTACCGCCGCATGGAGCGGCGACCATGCCGCAGATACCAAACAGGCGGCGCAATATTGTCGGGCAGTCTATGAAGCCGGATTTTCACCCATCTGCCCTTGCCTGTATCTCCCACTGTTTCTGAACGGTGCAATCCCAGAGGAACATAAAAGTGGAATTGATATGAGTCGGGATCTCCTGCGCCGCGCCCATGTGGTGGTTGTCTGCGGTGATGGCATGAATGAGGATATGAAAAACGATATTACCATAGCTGGGCGGCTGAACATTACGGCAACTACGCTGAACGGGATTTTGACGGTAAAAACACAGGGGCAGGAAAAAGACCATGCTTCCCCAAAAGAGCCACACCGCACCGACCTATGA
- a CDS encoding DUF6674 family protein, which yields MAKTKTTVEPLLDNEHVKELLAILRDNNSPSTKDFLAVLNQVGAMEKQLDTAVKELTAMRQELKTAQEQNHPVKATLQKAVIVMQGQVLDLRERLANLKQNVIDGCKNAVAAFKENSISALDNVVRFFKIRPNLENMRDTLAKNIQYDDKAIAKIEAISTEYHQAGRHLKNMGRTMLGREAAQEVKQPGKLAAVISAPFRAERSHFSSIKGHVENSLITLARLEERAAEKKPSIREALATHNEKIAQAQKDAPNPERPRPANAER from the coding sequence ATGGCAAAAACGAAAACTACCGTTGAACCACTTTTGGATAATGAGCATGTGAAAGAGCTTTTGGCGATATTGCGGGATAACAACTCCCCATCCACAAAGGATTTTCTTGCGGTTCTGAATCAGGTGGGCGCAATGGAAAAACAGCTTGACACCGCTGTAAAGGAACTTACCGCCATGCGGCAGGAATTGAAAACAGCGCAGGAACAGAACCACCCGGTCAAGGCCACTTTGCAAAAAGCGGTCATTGTCATGCAGGGGCAGGTGCTTGACTTGAGGGAACGGCTTGCAAATCTAAAGCAGAACGTCATAGACGGCTGTAAAAACGCCGTTGCCGCTTTTAAGGAAAACAGCATTTCTGCGCTGGATAACGTGGTCCGGTTCTTCAAAATCAGACCCAATCTGGAAAACATGCGGGATACTCTCGCGAAGAATATCCAGTATGATGACAAAGCCATAGCCAAAATCGAAGCAATCAGCACCGAATACCATCAAGCCGGGCGGCATTTGAAAAACATGGGCCGTACCATGCTTGGCAGAGAAGCGGCACAGGAAGTAAAACAGCCCGGCAAGCTGGCGGCGGTCATATCCGCTCCATTCCGTGCGGAGCGTTCCCATTTTTCCAGTATAAAAGGCCATGTAGAAAATTCTTTGATTACGCTGGCACGGTTGGAGGAACGGGCGGCAGAGAAAAAGCCCTCTATCCGGGAAGCTCTTGCCACTCACAATGAAAAAATTGCGCAGGCACAAAAGGACGCTCCCAACCCAGAGCGTCCCCGCCCTGCCAATGCGGAAAGGTAG
- a CDS encoding DNA adenine methylase → MNLANVLNSYSDEYWDFKDAKNDGIHSIANYPAPMVAPMQHELLNLLLRENQGYQKMLDPFHGSGVTLVEGQSLGLEVWGMDINPYAHIISLAKLEKYDPKIIEPANHQIIQRIENLKKSNLAIHHSFDNIQKWFRDDVIDDLRIIRTAITMESNLKTRRYYWLCFGEIVKRYSNTRTSTFKLHVKESEKISEMQNNVLEDFFNKIKETYKLIGYPKLGPFHLTCGDSIEIMKTYKPNSFDIICTSPPYGDNATTVTYGQFSILQLLWIDNNDFQYDSNCVDNFSKIDSMSLGGAHSANNAFYYSPIISSYISQLSLHKQTKIKRFYTDYENAFRLMTRLLKPKGSMLLTLGNRMVDRLEFPFIDVNKEIAQYYGLELIHVINRNIMKKRMPIRVSRLSDGKPVDSMSKETVLLFRKGEH, encoded by the coding sequence ATGAACTTAGCCAACGTATTAAATTCATATAGCGATGAATATTGGGATTTCAAAGATGCAAAGAATGATGGTATACATAGTATTGCAAACTATCCAGCTCCTATGGTTGCTCCCATGCAACATGAACTATTAAATCTTCTTTTAAGAGAGAATCAAGGTTATCAGAAAATGCTTGATCCATTTCATGGTTCAGGGGTAACCTTAGTCGAGGGACAATCTTTAGGGCTCGAAGTTTGGGGAATGGATATTAACCCATATGCACATATTATTTCACTCGCAAAGCTTGAAAAGTACGATCCTAAAATAATCGAGCCTGCAAATCACCAAATAATACAGCGAATAGAAAACTTAAAAAAAAGTAATCTTGCAATTCATCATTCTTTTGACAATATTCAAAAGTGGTTCCGTGATGACGTCATTGATGATCTTCGTATTATTCGAACAGCGATAACCATGGAATCTAACTTAAAAACTCGCAGATACTATTGGCTTTGTTTTGGAGAAATAGTTAAGCGGTATAGTAATACGAGGACTTCTACTTTCAAACTGCATGTTAAAGAATCTGAAAAAATTTCTGAAATGCAAAACAATGTTTTAGAAGATTTTTTTAATAAAATAAAGGAAACATATAAACTAATTGGCTACCCCAAATTAGGACCATTCCATTTGACTTGTGGTGATTCTATAGAAATAATGAAGACTTATAAACCAAATTCTTTCGACATAATATGCACATCACCTCCTTATGGAGACAATGCAACTACAGTAACGTATGGTCAATTTTCTATATTACAGTTGCTTTGGATTGATAATAACGATTTTCAATATGATTCCAATTGCGTAGATAATTTTTCTAAAATCGATTCAATGAGTTTAGGGGGTGCACATTCGGCGAATAATGCATTTTATTATTCACCCATTATTTCGTCATATATCTCTCAATTATCTCTTCATAAACAAACAAAGATAAAGCGTTTTTACACTGATTACGAAAATGCATTTCGGTTAATGACTCGTCTGTTAAAACCAAAAGGAAGCATGCTTTTAACTCTAGGAAATAGAATGGTTGATCGTTTGGAATTTCCCTTTATTGACGTAAATAAAGAAATTGCGCAATATTATGGATTGGAATTGATACACGTTATTAACCGAAATATAATGAAAAAAAGAATGCCAATTCGCGTTTCAAGATTATCAGATGGTAAACCTGTTGATTCAATGTCAAAAGAGACGGTACTATTGTTTAGGAAGGGAGAACACTAA
- a CDS encoding DHH family phosphoesterase yields MKEKFKIKGQLRMYMQWPLYLSALLIAANTVIGAASTKAGIIMAAFTLLYIGIAVWLYTYRRRLLMGGLVEFSAEYSWMQKQLLTDLELPYGMADENGRILWGNTAFSEVLGEEKPLKTSRKNIMAFFPEITKEVLKLNEGTAVVHVARNGRMYRIRLKAVKMKDSPEVIVSSIGAEAAGQMLVAVYLFDETEILTYKQMVDDQKMVAGLIYLDNYDEALESVEEVRRSLLTALIDRKITKYITNMNGIVKKLEKDKYFIAIKQSYITELKENRFSILEEVKTVNIGNEMAVTLSIGLGMNGESYYRNYDFARIAIDMALGRGGDQAVIKDGERIQYFGGKAQQVEKTTRVKARVKAHALRELMETKDRLMIMGHRLTDIDAFGAAVGIYRIATAMDKKAHIIINEVTTSVRPMLDRFVGNPDYPDDLFLTGAKAAELADANTLLVVVDVNRPSITDAPELLRLIKTIVVLDHHRQSSEIIDNAVLSYVEPYASSSCEMVAEVLQYIADGIKIKSPEADALYAGIVIDTNNFTNQTGVRTFEAAAFLRRNGADVVRVRKMFRDNLDDYKAKAEAIRDAEIFEGCFAISVCSSEGIGSPTVIGAQAANELLDIAGIKASIVITDYNHTVYISARSIDEVNVQVMMEKLGGGGHRTIAGAQLAEVSIEEAKIRVKAVIKEMLEKGDIS; encoded by the coding sequence ATGAAAGAAAAGTTCAAAATAAAGGGACAGCTAAGGATGTATATGCAGTGGCCGCTTTACCTGAGTGCATTGCTGATTGCCGCCAATACGGTGATCGGTGCAGCCAGTACAAAGGCAGGCATCATCATGGCGGCTTTTACACTTCTGTATATTGGCATAGCAGTCTGGCTTTATACTTACAGAAGGAGACTTCTGATGGGCGGCCTTGTGGAATTTTCTGCGGAATATTCCTGGATGCAGAAGCAGCTCCTTACCGATCTGGAATTGCCATATGGAATGGCGGATGAGAACGGAAGAATTCTCTGGGGGAATACGGCGTTTTCAGAAGTTTTGGGGGAAGAAAAGCCTCTGAAGACTTCAAGAAAGAACATTATGGCCTTTTTTCCGGAGATAACCAAGGAGGTGCTAAAGCTAAATGAAGGCACGGCTGTTGTTCATGTGGCACGCAATGGAAGGATGTACCGGATTCGCTTAAAGGCTGTCAAGATGAAGGATTCGCCGGAAGTCATTGTCTCATCCATAGGTGCAGAGGCTGCCGGGCAGATGCTTGTGGCAGTTTATCTTTTTGATGAAACGGAAATCCTCACCTATAAGCAGATGGTGGATGATCAGAAAATGGTGGCCGGTCTTATATATCTTGATAACTATGATGAGGCGCTGGAAAGTGTGGAGGAGGTACGCCGATCTCTGCTAACTGCCCTCATTGACCGTAAAATCACCAAGTACATTACCAACATGAACGGAATCGTTAAGAAGCTGGAAAAGGATAAATATTTTATTGCCATTAAACAGTCCTATATCACAGAGCTTAAGGAGAACCGTTTTTCCATTCTGGAAGAAGTGAAAACCGTCAATATCGGCAATGAGATGGCAGTTACCCTTAGCATTGGTCTAGGTATGAACGGAGAAAGCTATTACCGGAATTACGATTTCGCAAGAATTGCCATTGATATGGCTCTTGGACGGGGCGGTGACCAGGCGGTGATCAAGGATGGAGAACGGATCCAGTATTTCGGAGGCAAGGCCCAGCAGGTAGAAAAGACCACCCGTGTAAAGGCCCGTGTAAAGGCTCACGCCCTCAGGGAACTGATGGAAACGAAGGACCGGCTGATGATCATGGGACACCGTTTAACGGATATTGATGCCTTTGGTGCAGCAGTTGGAATTTACCGTATTGCAACGGCTATGGATAAAAAGGCACATATTATTATTAATGAGGTGACGACCTCGGTCCGCCCTATGCTGGACCGTTTTGTGGGAAATCCGGATTACCCGGATGATTTATTCCTGACCGGAGCCAAGGCGGCGGAGCTGGCAGATGCCAACACCCTTTTGGTGGTGGTAGATGTAAACCGTCCCAGCATTACCGATGCACCGGAGCTTTTGCGTCTTATAAAGACGATTGTGGTTCTGGATCATCACAGACAAAGCAGTGAGATCATTGATAATGCGGTTCTTTCATATGTAGAGCCCTATGCCTCATCCTCCTGCGAGATGGTAGCAGAGGTACTGCAATACATTGCAGATGGAATTAAGATCAAGTCGCCGGAAGCGGATGCCCTGTATGCGGGAATCGTTATTGATACCAATAATTTTACCAATCAGACAGGTGTCAGGACCTTTGAAGCGGCTGCCTTTCTGAGAAGAAACGGAGCAGATGTGGTCCGGGTACGGAAGATGTTCCGGGATAACCTGGATGACTACAAAGCAAAAGCGGAAGCCATTCGGGATGCGGAGATTTTTGAGGGCTGCTTTGCCATCAGCGTATGTTCCTCAGAAGGAATCGGAAGCCCTACGGTCATAGGTGCCCAGGCAGCCAATGAGCTGCTTGACATAGCCGGGATCAAGGCATCCATTGTAATAACAGATTACAATCATACCGTTTATATTAGTGCCCGCTCCATTGATGAAGTAAATGTACAGGTTATGATGGAAAAGCTGGGAGGCGGCGGGCACCGTACCATAGCAGGTGCACAGCTGGCAGAGGTCAGCATTGAAGAAGCCAAAATCCGCGTAAAAGCGGTTATTAAAGAGATGTTAGAGAAGGGAGACATATCATAA